In Sphingobacteriaceae bacterium, the following are encoded in one genomic region:
- a CDS encoding aminotransferase class V-fold PLP-dependent enzyme encodes MDKRTFLKTSATIGLGSIFSFPALSKIIDPIKNISPELLADQEEFWMQIRKGYRLKEDYINLENGYYCIQPQEVLEAYIEHLKEINLQGAYYMRTVQNENKKKMAAMLADMAGCSAEELIITRNTTESLDTIISGFKWEKGDEAVMAEQDYGAMLEMFKQVSARHGMINKIISLPMNPTSDEEIVQLYEKAITAKTKLLMVCHMVNITGQILPIRKICDMAHAKGVKVMVDGAHAFAHIEFKINELNCDYYGCSLHKWLSVPLGAGFLYVKKENIAGIWPLMAEAERNENDISRLNHQGTTPVHTDLAIANAIAYYNKLGVKRKEERLRYLQNYWTDKVRGLPKIILNTPEQKERSCAIANVGVENIKPAELAEILLKKYKIYTVAIDGKGVHGCRITPNIYTLTSEIDQLVHALKEISKN; translated from the coding sequence ATGGATAAAAGAACGTTTTTAAAAACTAGCGCTACTATTGGGCTTGGAAGTATTTTTAGTTTTCCTGCTCTTTCAAAAATTATTGATCCTATAAAAAATATTTCACCGGAATTATTAGCTGACCAGGAAGAATTTTGGATGCAGATCAGAAAGGGTTATCGCTTAAAGGAAGACTATATAAATCTTGAAAACGGTTATTATTGTATTCAACCCCAGGAAGTATTAGAAGCCTACATAGAGCATTTAAAAGAAATTAATTTGCAAGGTGCCTATTATATGCGCACCGTACAAAATGAAAATAAAAAAAAGATGGCTGCAATGCTGGCTGATATGGCCGGTTGTTCCGCTGAAGAATTAATCATTACCAGAAATACCACAGAGTCTTTAGATACCATTATCTCAGGTTTTAAATGGGAAAAAGGAGACGAGGCCGTAATGGCTGAACAGGATTATGGTGCTATGTTGGAAATGTTTAAGCAAGTAAGTGCAAGACATGGGATGATTAATAAAATAATTTCTTTGCCTATGAATCCAACTTCAGATGAAGAGATTGTGCAATTGTATGAAAAAGCCATTACCGCCAAAACAAAATTGCTCATGGTTTGCCATATGGTAAATATTACCGGACAAATTCTTCCGATTAGAAAAATATGTGATATGGCTCATGCCAAAGGAGTAAAAGTGATGGTTGATGGAGCGCATGCCTTTGCACATATTGAATTTAAAATAAACGAATTAAACTGTGATTATTACGGATGTAGTTTGCATAAATGGCTGAGCGTGCCATTAGGTGCAGGTTTTTTATACGTAAAAAAAGAAAACATAGCCGGAATTTGGCCTTTAATGGCAGAGGCAGAACGGAATGAAAACGATATTTCACGATTAAATCATCAGGGAACAACTCCGGTTCATACCGATTTGGCTATAGCAAATGCCATTGCGTATTACAATAAATTAGGAGTAAAAAGAAAAGAAGAACGTTTAAGGTACTTGCAAAATTACTGGACTGATAAAGTTAGAGGCTTACCGAAAATTATTTTGAATACCCCTGAACAAAAAGAACGATCTTGTGCTATTGCTAATGTGGGTGTTGAAAATATTAAACCTGCAGAGTTAGCCGAAATATTATTGAAAAAGTATAAAATTTATACCGTGGCTATTGATGGAAAAGGAGTGCATGGCTGCAGAATAACGCCTAACATTTATACCTTAACAAGTGAGATAGATCAACTTGTTCATGCCCTTAAAGAGATTTCAAAGAATTAG
- the purD gene encoding phosphoribosylamine--glycine ligase, which translates to MNVLILGSGGREHAFAWKIAQSKKLQNLYIAPGNAGTALCGQNINIAVDDFEAIKNLVWEKSIDMVVVGPEDPLVKGIHDFFLNDEVLKDIPVIGPTKNGAMLEGSKDFSKQFMIKHKVPTAAYATFTKENLNEGYAFLDKLKPPFVLKADGLAAGKGVLILNDIDEAKAELKSMLADSKFGKASNKVVIEEYLHGIELSVFVLTDGISYKILPAAKDYKRIGEGDTGLNTGGMGAISPVPFANQTFIDKVEEQVVKPTIAGLIKEKIDYRGFIFIGLMNCGGEPFVIEYNCRMGDPETEVVIPRIKSDFLDLLEGVAKQILNQKAYETIDEYAATVVLVSGGYPEAFEKGLKIEGLKDSGDSIVFHSGTKNEGVDVITNGGRVFAITSIGNTIADAVNKSFTAAQKISYSKKYYRKDIGQDLIHFKN; encoded by the coding sequence ATGAACGTATTAATATTAGGATCAGGCGGAAGAGAACATGCATTCGCATGGAAAATTGCACAAAGTAAAAAATTACAAAATTTATATATAGCTCCGGGTAATGCAGGCACGGCCTTGTGTGGACAGAACATCAATATAGCAGTTGACGATTTTGAGGCCATCAAAAATCTGGTGTGGGAAAAAAGTATAGACATGGTGGTGGTTGGACCGGAAGATCCTTTGGTGAAAGGCATACACGACTTTTTTTTAAATGATGAGGTATTAAAAGATATACCGGTTATTGGCCCAACTAAAAACGGAGCTATGTTGGAGGGAAGTAAAGATTTTAGTAAGCAGTTTATGATTAAGCATAAAGTGCCAACTGCAGCTTATGCCACTTTTACTAAAGAAAATTTAAATGAAGGGTACGCCTTTTTAGATAAACTTAAACCTCCGTTCGTGCTCAAGGCGGATGGACTTGCAGCAGGTAAAGGTGTTTTAATACTGAATGATATTGATGAAGCTAAGGCCGAATTAAAAAGTATGTTAGCTGATTCAAAATTCGGGAAAGCAAGTAACAAAGTTGTGATTGAAGAATATTTGCATGGCATCGAATTATCTGTTTTTGTTTTAACAGATGGCATTTCTTATAAAATACTACCAGCCGCTAAAGATTACAAACGAATAGGAGAGGGAGATACCGGATTAAATACCGGAGGAATGGGAGCTATTAGTCCTGTTCCTTTTGCCAATCAAACCTTTATTGATAAAGTAGAAGAACAGGTTGTAAAACCAACCATAGCCGGCTTAATTAAAGAGAAAATAGATTATCGCGGATTTATTTTTATAGGATTAATGAATTGCGGAGGAGAACCTTTTGTGATTGAATACAATTGTAGAATGGGTGATCCGGAAACGGAAGTAGTTATACCCAGGATAAAATCTGATTTTTTAGATTTATTGGAGGGTGTGGCTAAACAAATTTTAAATCAAAAAGCCTACGAGACCATTGATGAGTATGCAGCTACTGTTGTTTTAGTTAGCGGTGGTTATCCGGAAGCCTTTGAAAAAGGATTAAAAATTGAAGGACTAAAAGATAGTGGAGACTCCATCGTTTTTCATTCAGGAACTAAGAATGAAGGAGTAGATGTGATTACCAATGGAGGGCGAGTTTTTGCAATTACTTCAATCGGTAATACCATTGCCGATGCGGTAAACAAAAGTTTTACCGCAGCTCAAAAAATAAGTTATAGCAAAAAGTATTATCGTAAGGATATTGGGCAAGATCTTATTCACTTTAAAAATTAA
- a CDS encoding T9SS type A sorting domain-containing protein, giving the protein MKKILILSLLPSAIVLVFILTNKNMGSTLKVKANEKDEHVAPFEYFSFMRSYPDKTFDYKAYNQTLRESTISNLAQKNGAPLSWVNEGPTNIGGRITALAIHPTNQNIIFAGCPGGGMFKSTNGGTSWTPVFDAHPYLSIACIVFDPVNPNIMYAGTGDPDTPFTVFVGNGIYKSTDGGNTWVNLGLNQMGIITQVLIDPNNTSIMYASAMGVPMVRDFNRGIYKSTNGGLNWTQVLSINNETGVSDMVMDFTNSSIIYATSWTRIRTNQESTGFSNTTRVYKTINGGTNWNIINTGLPNTKVSRFGICMSKQNANKLYVSVCDSNYQIYNVYVTTNGGSSFTPVGGINDLNGMYGGFGWYFGKIAVKPNNDNTILISGVEHFKSTNGGSSFTLNQPQWWMYNPHADIHDIKFKSSTNYIIATDGGLYETFDDGVNWNKLDDIPNTQFYKVNINPFNNNEYFGGAQDNGTMYGGAVGGIGNWTPEWGGDGFQPRLDPNNNQIRYAETQNGGLWMSTDAGANYTNYVNGIDQNDRMNWDMPYIFGSSSTSTMYTGTHRVYKNSTNPVDNWVAISPDLTDGVIFAPRFHNISCLDNSALNNQFIYAGTTDGNAWRTLNGGSTWTNVTSGLPDRYVTSIKASPNLTNNVYVSHSGYRYNEYIPHIHKSTNNGTTWTDISGNLPQVGINDLIIAPGFENVIFAATDIGVYYTQDNGLTWSRLGNNMPYFVIWDLEYNPATQKLIAGTYARGIQTIDVSTLLTVPPPPSALHEENGKMELMVYPNPAQNTFKIKSEGDYGSLKVSLYNSEGKLVLESNVDKNASINIQTLPSGIYNAVFENKEYSFIKKLIKQ; this is encoded by the coding sequence ATGAAAAAAATACTAATATTATCCCTGCTCCCAAGCGCAATAGTACTTGTTTTTATTCTCACGAATAAAAATATGGGTTCTACTTTAAAAGTTAAAGCCAACGAAAAAGATGAACACGTTGCTCCTTTCGAATATTTTAGCTTCATGCGATCTTACCCCGATAAGACATTTGATTATAAGGCATATAATCAAACATTAAGGGAGTCAACCATCAGCAATCTTGCACAAAAAAATGGGGCCCCTTTAAGTTGGGTGAATGAAGGACCAACCAATATTGGAGGAAGAATAACCGCCCTGGCCATACACCCGACTAACCAAAACATCATTTTTGCAGGTTGCCCCGGTGGAGGCATGTTTAAAAGTACTAATGGTGGGACAAGTTGGACACCTGTATTTGACGCTCATCCGTATTTATCAATAGCCTGTATTGTTTTTGATCCGGTAAATCCAAACATTATGTATGCCGGAACCGGAGACCCGGATACACCTTTCACAGTTTTTGTTGGTAATGGAATATATAAAAGTACCGATGGTGGTAATACCTGGGTAAACTTGGGTTTAAACCAAATGGGAATCATTACGCAAGTTTTAATTGATCCCAACAACACTTCCATTATGTATGCCTCAGCTATGGGTGTACCCATGGTAAGAGATTTTAATCGGGGAATTTATAAAAGTACCAACGGCGGGCTTAACTGGACACAAGTTTTAAGTATCAATAATGAAACCGGTGTGAGTGATATGGTGATGGATTTTACTAATTCGTCTATTATCTATGCAACATCGTGGACTCGAATAAGAACTAATCAGGAATCAACAGGATTCAGTAATACAACCCGAGTTTATAAAACCATTAATGGTGGAACAAATTGGAATATTATTAATACTGGTTTACCTAATACTAAAGTTTCCAGATTTGGAATTTGTATGAGTAAACAAAATGCCAATAAATTATATGTTTCGGTTTGCGATAGCAATTATCAAATCTATAATGTTTATGTTACAACAAATGGCGGAAGCAGTTTTACCCCGGTAGGTGGAATTAATGACTTAAATGGAATGTATGGTGGCTTTGGTTGGTATTTTGGGAAAATAGCTGTTAAACCAAACAATGATAACACAATACTTATTTCAGGTGTTGAACATTTCAAAAGTACTAATGGCGGTTCAAGTTTCACTTTAAATCAACCGCAATGGTGGATGTATAACCCACATGCTGATATACATGATATAAAATTTAAATCGTCTACCAATTACATTATCGCAACCGATGGTGGACTATATGAAACATTTGATGATGGGGTTAACTGGAATAAATTAGATGATATTCCAAATACGCAGTTTTATAAAGTGAATATTAATCCGTTTAACAACAATGAATATTTTGGAGGAGCACAAGATAATGGCACCATGTATGGAGGAGCCGTTGGCGGCATTGGAAACTGGACGCCAGAATGGGGAGGTGATGGTTTTCAACCTCGACTTGATCCAAACAACAATCAAATTCGATATGCTGAAACTCAAAATGGCGGACTTTGGATGAGCACGGATGCAGGTGCGAATTATACAAATTATGTAAATGGCATTGATCAAAATGACAGAATGAATTGGGATATGCCTTATATTTTTGGTTCAAGCAGTACTTCAACTATGTACACCGGAACTCATCGGGTATATAAAAATAGTACCAATCCGGTTGATAATTGGGTGGCTATAAGTCCGGATTTAACCGATGGAGTAATTTTTGCTCCACGCTTTCATAATATTTCCTGTTTAGATAATTCCGCTTTAAATAACCAATTTATTTATGCAGGCACAACAGATGGCAATGCCTGGAGAACATTAAATGGCGGAAGCACCTGGACCAATGTAACCAGTGGTTTACCTGATCGTTATGTAACTTCCATAAAAGCTTCGCCAAACCTTACCAATAATGTTTATGTGAGTCATAGTGGTTACCGTTACAATGAATATATTCCGCACATTCATAAATCTACCAATAACGGAACAACGTGGACAGATATCAGCGGAAATTTACCGCAAGTGGGTATTAACGACCTTATCATTGCTCCGGGGTTTGAAAATGTAATTTTTGCAGCAACAGATATTGGCGTGTATTATACACAAGATAACGGCTTAACTTGGTCAAGATTGGGTAATAATATGCCCTATTTTGTGATTTGGGATTTAGAATATAATCCGGCAACGCAAAAATTAATTGCAGGCACCTATGCAAGAGGTATACAAACTATTGATGTTAGCACATTGCTTACTGTTCCTCCTCCACCATCTGCTCTTCATGAAGAAAATGGGAAAATGGAATTAATGGTATATCCAAATCCGGCGCAAAACACTTTCAAAATTAAAAGCGAAGGTGATTATGGTTCACTTAAAGTTTCACTTTATAATAGTGAAGGGAAATTGGTACTGGAATCAAACGTTGATAAAAACGCAAGCATTAACATACAAACTTTACCTTCGGGTATCTACAATGCAGTGTTCGAAAACAAAGAATACAGCTTTATTAAAAAGCTAATCAAACAATAA
- a CDS encoding gliding motility-associated C-terminal domain-containing protein codes for MKLLRIILVFVCIKAMAQLPAPSLRCIEVKSNGDVKLTWLPVNDPGGIFDSYQIFYSPTAVGTYSNVGTVAAVNFSTFTHSGSSATVQGCYYYIRTKSGPGGVNTSSSSDTLRSMFINAIQSTPDVKLNYNALHSPKLITSSSTYTLSREYPTAVWNNLGTTSALQYADTLSICSASINYQVQLADQAGCISASNIKGDIFKDKKAPDEPEIDSISVLPNGETVIAWKIPRDLDIKKYRVYYFNGAFAAIDSVNGRNNTLYTYTTTTANTKTVGLMIAAIDSCGNIGSFDTKPRTMYLETYYNTCAYSCVLNWNAYPGMKGGVSEYRIYYSVNGAAFVPIGTTTQLSFIHEGVSPGQNICYFIRAFNNGKTVSSSSNRSCFFSTQASAPQFIYIQNASVIETEKIKVDLYLDLSKPSTGIDLLRSEDGINYSNVAFLPFTGNQNFSFTDESVSPSSTSYFYKAVVKDSCGNPRINSNVAKTILLKIKSDKENVFLKQLVWTDYKGYAGDVSGYNIYRSINGNLNSTPIASTGPYDTLYLDNIEYEAPNGCDIKYHVEAVEGISNPFGFLSKSLSNIRDAYIEGEVFVPTAFNPSGVNKVWLPVTHFVDKNEYRVIVYDKWGGKRFETENDQEGWDGANAKQDVYVYVIRYKNCRGEYIEIKGSLSLL; via the coding sequence TTGAAGTTACTTCGAATAATACTGGTTTTTGTTTGCATCAAGGCTATGGCTCAGTTGCCGGCACCCTCATTACGTTGTATAGAAGTAAAAAGTAATGGAGATGTTAAATTAACTTGGCTCCCGGTAAATGATCCGGGCGGGATTTTTGATTCGTATCAAATTTTTTATTCGCCTACCGCAGTTGGAACTTATTCCAATGTCGGCACTGTGGCTGCTGTTAACTTTTCAACGTTCACCCATAGCGGCAGTAGCGCAACTGTGCAAGGTTGTTATTATTATATTAGAACTAAATCAGGCCCGGGAGGAGTTAACACTTCCTCGAGTTCTGATACTTTGAGGAGCATGTTTATTAACGCTATTCAATCCACACCGGATGTAAAATTAAATTACAATGCACTACATTCTCCAAAACTAATTACCTCCTCTTCAACTTATACTTTAAGTCGCGAATACCCTACAGCCGTGTGGAATAATTTGGGTACTACTTCTGCTTTGCAATATGCCGACACGTTAAGTATTTGCTCTGCCAGTATTAATTATCAGGTTCAATTGGCTGATCAGGCCGGTTGTATTTCTGCTTCCAACATCAAAGGTGATATTTTTAAAGATAAGAAAGCACCGGACGAGCCGGAAATAGATTCCATTAGTGTGCTTCCTAACGGAGAAACCGTAATTGCCTGGAAAATTCCGCGTGACTTAGACATTAAAAAGTATAGAGTATATTATTTTAACGGGGCATTTGCGGCTATTGATAGCGTTAACGGACGAAATAACACCTTATATACTTATACCACCACAACTGCCAACACCAAAACAGTTGGTTTAATGATTGCGGCCATTGACAGTTGTGGTAACATTGGCAGTTTTGATACCAAACCTAGAACCATGTATTTAGAAACTTATTATAATACCTGTGCCTATTCTTGTGTGTTAAACTGGAATGCCTATCCGGGCATGAAAGGTGGGGTTTCTGAATATCGAATTTACTACTCAGTTAATGGGGCGGCTTTTGTTCCTATAGGAACTACTACACAGCTCAGTTTTATTCACGAGGGGGTTAGTCCTGGACAAAACATATGTTATTTCATTAGAGCTTTTAATAACGGCAAAACGGTAAGCTCTTCTTCAAACCGTAGTTGTTTTTTTTCAACACAGGCCTCTGCTCCACAATTTATCTATATTCAAAATGCAAGTGTAATTGAAACAGAAAAAATTAAAGTAGATCTTTATTTAGATTTAAGTAAACCATCCACCGGAATAGATTTGTTACGATCAGAAGATGGTATAAATTACAGCAATGTGGCATTTTTACCTTTTACCGGAAATCAGAATTTTTCTTTTACCGATGAAAGTGTAAGTCCTTCTTCTACCTCCTATTTCTATAAAGCTGTAGTGAAAGATAGTTGCGGTAATCCCCGCATTAATAGCAATGTAGCCAAAACCATACTTTTAAAAATTAAAAGCGATAAAGAAAATGTATTTTTAAAACAATTAGTTTGGACCGATTACAAAGGATATGCCGGTGATGTAAGTGGTTATAATATTTACCGTAGTATTAATGGCAATCTTAACTCAACCCCTATCGCAAGCACCGGACCTTACGATACACTTTATTTGGATAACATCGAATACGAAGCTCCAAATGGTTGTGATATTAAATATCATGTAGAAGCGGTGGAAGGAATTAGCAATCCCTTTGGATTTTTATCCAAAAGCCTTTCCAATATCCGGGATGCTTACATAGAAGGTGAAGTATTTGTACCCACGGCCTTTAATCCAAGCGGAGTGAATAAAGTCTGGCTGCCAGTAACACATTTTGTAGATAAAAATGAATATAGAGTAATTGTTTACGATAAATGGGGCGGCAAAAGATTTGAAACAGAAAATGACCAGGAAGGTTGGGATGGAGCAAATGCCAAACAAGATGTTTATGTATATGTTATTCGATACAAAAACTGCAGAGGAGAGTACATAGAAATAAAAGGTAGTTTATCCCTGCTCTAA
- the ligA gene encoding NAD-dependent DNA ligase LigA produces the protein MTDKENAAARIKTLAQQIEEHNHRYYNQDKPVISDYAFDQLLNELIELEKKYPELAEAHSPTQRVGGTITKEFNSIKHKYPMLSLSNSYNREDLIDFDRRVKEGLNMQNSLFDSEIEYVCELKFDGLSISLIYENGILKQAITRGDGVQGDEVTHNAKTIKSVPLKLKGDFPKEFEIRGEIYMPIKVFKELNQERESAGEPLLANPRNTASGTMKMQDSKIVASRKLDCVLYNLLGENLKFETHYKGIQLANSWGFKTSEHSKLCVGIQEVINFIDHWEKHKAELPFEIDGIVIKVNNLLQQQQLGYTAKSPRWAIAYKYKAEQACTQLIEITYQVGRTGAITPVANLNPVALGGTIVKRASLHNADIIEKLDVRVNDFVYVEKGGEIIPKITGVNLALRKTSGEKTKYIENCPECGTQLIRNPDEALHYCPNEKKCPPQVKGKMEHFISRKAMNIDGLGAETIAQLFDAGLIKNYADLYTLQKENLLPLERLAEKSVQNLLEGIQLSKQVPFERVLFALGIRHIGETSAKKIAKRVKNMDALQLMKKEELLQIDEVGETIAESLLQYFKDEEQMQILEKLKQAGLQFSLNEESLQNTSDKLNGLTFVISGVFHKHSRDELKEMIELNGGKNSGSISGKTSYLLAGDNMGPEKLKKAEKLQIKIISEDEFLAMLK, from the coding sequence ATGACTGATAAAGAAAACGCAGCAGCCCGTATTAAAACTTTAGCTCAGCAAATAGAAGAGCATAATCATCGTTATTATAATCAGGACAAACCTGTAATTAGTGACTATGCATTTGATCAATTATTAAATGAATTAATTGAATTAGAAAAAAAATACCCGGAATTAGCCGAAGCGCACTCACCTACTCAACGCGTTGGAGGAACCATAACCAAGGAGTTTAATTCAATTAAGCATAAATACCCCATGCTTTCGCTTTCTAATAGTTACAATAGAGAAGACTTGATTGATTTTGACCGAAGAGTTAAAGAGGGATTGAATATGCAAAATAGTTTATTTGATTCCGAAATTGAGTATGTATGCGAGTTGAAATTTGACGGCCTATCCATTAGTTTAATTTATGAAAATGGTATTCTTAAGCAGGCTATTACTCGTGGTGACGGAGTACAAGGAGATGAGGTAACCCATAATGCAAAAACCATAAAATCAGTGCCCTTAAAACTGAAAGGAGATTTTCCGAAAGAATTTGAAATCCGGGGAGAAATTTATATGCCGATAAAAGTTTTTAAAGAACTTAATCAGGAACGCGAAAGTGCCGGCGAACCCCTATTAGCAAATCCAAGAAATACCGCAAGCGGCACAATGAAAATGCAGGATAGTAAAATTGTTGCTTCCCGAAAATTAGATTGTGTATTATATAATTTATTGGGTGAAAATTTAAAGTTTGAAACCCATTATAAAGGAATACAATTAGCTAATTCATGGGGATTTAAAACCAGTGAACACAGCAAATTATGTGTTGGTATACAGGAAGTAATTAATTTTATTGATCATTGGGAAAAACACAAAGCAGAATTGCCTTTTGAAATTGATGGTATTGTAATTAAGGTAAATAATTTGCTACAGCAACAACAATTGGGATACACTGCCAAATCTCCACGCTGGGCAATTGCATACAAGTACAAAGCCGAACAAGCCTGTACACAACTGATTGAAATAACTTATCAGGTTGGGAGAACCGGCGCTATTACACCCGTTGCCAATTTAAATCCGGTTGCCTTAGGCGGCACCATAGTGAAAAGAGCAAGTTTACACAATGCGGATATAATAGAAAAACTGGATGTGCGCGTTAATGATTTTGTTTACGTAGAAAAAGGCGGTGAAATAATTCCCAAAATCACCGGGGTAAATTTAGCGTTGCGCAAAACTTCAGGTGAAAAAACAAAATACATTGAAAATTGTCCGGAATGCGGAACGCAATTAATCCGTAATCCGGATGAAGCTTTGCATTATTGCCCGAACGAAAAAAAATGCCCACCTCAGGTTAAAGGCAAAATGGAACATTTCATTAGCAGAAAAGCAATGAATATTGATGGTTTGGGAGCAGAAACCATAGCGCAGTTATTCGATGCCGGATTAATAAAAAATTACGCAGATTTGTATACACTTCAAAAAGAAAACTTATTACCATTGGAAAGATTGGCCGAAAAAAGTGTTCAGAATTTATTGGAGGGGATACAATTAAGTAAACAAGTTCCTTTTGAACGCGTGTTGTTCGCCTTAGGAATAAGACATATTGGCGAAACATCAGCCAAGAAAATTGCTAAACGCGTTAAAAATATGGATGCCCTTCAGCTAATGAAAAAAGAAGAGTTGTTACAAATTGATGAAGTGGGTGAAACCATTGCTGAAAGTTTACTTCAATATTTTAAGGATGAAGAACAAATGCAAATACTTGAAAAATTAAAACAAGCAGGTTTGCAGTTTTCATTAAATGAAGAGTCTTTACAAAATACAAGTGATAAATTAAACGGATTAACTTTTGTAATAAGCGGTGTGTTTCACAAACACAGCAGAGATGAATTAAAAGAAATGATAGAATTAAACGGAGGTAAAAACTCAGGTTCTATCAGCGGAAAAACTTCTTATTTATTAGCCGGAGATAATATGGGTCCGGAGAAACTCAAAAAGGCCGAAAAACTACAGATTAAAATAATTTCGGAAGATGAATTTTTAGCCATGTTAAAATAA
- a CDS encoding T9SS type A sorting domain-containing protein, producing the protein MKKIFTSIFVLLVLGAWNAQTYWTNLNSPNNCSYYAVSHDGNKIWANNGILGNFGELHYKQGAAPFSTVAVTINSTTAVNNILCLVNGDLVVTGSQSFTVPVVYRSTDNGTTWTQSTATITGFNQNIIQDAAANVYVYNYAAGSPIVKSTDNGATFANVSGTFAVKGLAVTGNTLFACGTNGGWNIWKSTDGAVTWSLMPNNASQGNQNNIYATPNGNVYFSDYKSTDGGNTWVQMTAPPSGSGVYMVDRLNNIYVKDEPTNLFKSSDAGATYTNVVTGLNWSPTISAQRKIATNDGKLYFSTIGAPNYSLYVHQTGTINAVSEISAQSNQLDVFPVPANDQFNLVIENGSISQISIFDQNGKAVYSNNLVNQNEVTVSTENFANGIYLVKIQNSEGFVLTKKIVISK; encoded by the coding sequence ATGAAAAAAATCTTTACTTCAATTTTTGTTCTTTTAGTTTTAGGAGCTTGGAATGCCCAAACCTATTGGACTAATTTAAATTCACCAAATAATTGTAGCTATTACGCTGTATCTCATGATGGGAATAAGATTTGGGCAAATAATGGAATTTTAGGCAATTTCGGTGAACTTCATTACAAACAAGGCGCAGCTCCTTTTAGTACAGTTGCCGTGACTATTAATTCTACAACTGCTGTAAATAATATACTTTGCCTTGTAAATGGCGATTTAGTTGTAACAGGTTCGCAGTCGTTTACTGTACCTGTTGTATACCGGAGCACCGATAATGGTACTACATGGACTCAATCCACTGCAACAATAACCGGATTCAATCAAAATATAATTCAGGATGCGGCAGCGAATGTGTATGTTTATAATTATGCGGCAGGAAGTCCGATTGTAAAAAGTACTGATAATGGTGCTACTTTTGCTAATGTAAGTGGAACCTTTGCCGTGAAAGGATTAGCAGTAACCGGCAATACATTATTTGCTTGTGGAACTAATGGAGGATGGAATATTTGGAAGAGTACCGACGGAGCAGTAACATGGTCATTGATGCCAAATAATGCATCGCAGGGTAATCAAAATAATATTTATGCAACACCAAACGGTAACGTTTATTTTAGCGATTATAAATCAACCGATGGTGGTAATACCTGGGTGCAAATGACTGCCCCTCCAAGTGGTTCAGGGGTATATATGGTAGATAGATTAAATAATATATATGTTAAGGATGAACCAACCAATTTATTTAAATCAAGCGATGCTGGTGCAACGTATACCAATGTTGTAACGGGTTTAAATTGGTCGCCAACCATAAGTGCACAACGTAAAATTGCCACTAATGATGGAAAATTGTATTTCTCAACTATCGGAGCTCCCAATTATAGTTTATATGTTCATCAAACCGGAACAATTAATGCGGTGTCTGAAATATCAGCACAATCTAATCAATTGGATGTTTTTCCTGTTCCTGCCAATGATCAGTTTAATTTAGTAATTGAAAATGGATCGATATCGCAAATCTCAATCTTTGACCAGAATGGCAAAGCGGTTTATTCTAATAACCTTGTTAATCAAAATGAAGTTACGGTATCAACTGAAAATTTTGCTAACGGTATTTATTTAGTGAAAATTCAAAACTCAGAGGGATTTGTTTTGACTAAAAAAATTGTGATTTCGAAATAA